A genomic window from Candidatus Pelagisphaera phototrophica includes:
- a CDS encoding SDR family NAD(P)-dependent oxidoreductase, with product MERTIKDQVAIVTGGASGIGLATAIRLSSEGAKVALFDTNEEGLQKAKATLVGEVIALQTDISSEESVQAAVSQVLDTFGQIDIAVNAAGIVGQTNTKIIDIPVPDFQKVFEVNLLGSFILAKTLLPHMVERNYGRILLIASIAGKEGNAGMVSYSTTKAGVIGLVKTIGKEYAKTGITINSLAPAVIKTPIHDDIPQEQIDYMTSKIPMGRCGTLDEIVSTIRFIVSPENSYTTGFCFDFSGGRATY from the coding sequence ATTAAAGATCAGGTAGCCATCGTTACCGGCGGAGCTTCGGGAATCGGCTTGGCTACAGCCATTCGGCTATCCTCAGAAGGGGCTAAAGTAGCACTTTTTGACACTAATGAAGAAGGGCTTCAAAAGGCAAAAGCAACGCTCGTTGGTGAAGTGATTGCCCTGCAAACGGACATTAGCTCAGAAGAAAGTGTTCAAGCTGCCGTTTCTCAAGTTCTGGATACATTTGGGCAAATCGACATCGCGGTAAATGCCGCAGGAATCGTGGGACAAACCAATACGAAAATCATCGACATCCCGGTACCCGATTTCCAAAAGGTTTTCGAAGTCAATCTACTGGGCTCGTTCATCCTAGCCAAGACCCTGCTGCCTCACATGGTAGAGCGGAACTATGGCCGTATCCTACTAATTGCCTCGATCGCTGGGAAAGAGGGAAATGCGGGTATGGTATCCTATTCTACAACTAAAGCTGGCGTGATCGGATTAGTGAAGACGATCGGCAAGGAATACGCGAAAACCGGAATCACAATCAACTCTCTTGCTCCCGCTGTCATCAAGACTCCGATACACGATGACATTCCTCAGGAACAAATCGACTACATGACCTCTAAAATCCCTATGGGACGCTGCGGCACGCTTGACGAAATTGTATCTACAATACGCTTTATAGTATCACCAGAAAACAGTTACACGACCGGTTTTTGTTTCGATTTTTCAGGCGGAAGAGCGACTTACTGA
- a CDS encoding ABC-F family ATP-binding cassette domain-containing protein has protein sequence MINIIDVSLRYGEKVIYNKISTTIGARDRIGLVGSNGSGKSTLIKLLLNEAEIDSGEVERPGYVTLGYLPQDGIELKGKTLYGEVSTAFEDALALQKNIDEADEQMMDMDTSSEEYYDLLDQIGAWEQKLESHEPEKMKSKIEKTLMGLGFAKSDFERDTSEFSGGWQMRMALAKLLLREPSLLLLDEPTNHLDIISQQWLEDYLTRYDGSLMVISHDRAFLDVVTNRTIHLSMGALKSYSGNYSFYIKQSEADLEVLRKKVKNQQAEIQRQKDFINRFRGNVKKASLVQSRMKDLEKMEIIKIPPQEKKIYFRFPPPPPASAKVIELKNMSKSYGDLQIFKGLDFYIDKGDRIAVVGVNGAGKSTLARILAGIEPFQEGERTLGINTVLSYFAQQQAEELDPDKTVLEEVEQSSAEANREESNPRAVLGALLFRKDDVFKKTSVLSGGERNRLALAKMLMREANTIILDEPTNHLDIKSKAILQDAVKAFDGTVILVSHDRDFLDPIVNKVLEVSKTGTRMLTCNVSEYLDRIRKEEKAMKA, from the coding sequence ATGATCAATATAATCGATGTCTCACTCCGTTACGGTGAAAAGGTTATCTACAACAAGATATCCACAACGATTGGTGCACGCGACCGAATCGGGCTAGTCGGGTCGAATGGATCTGGAAAATCCACTTTGATTAAGCTGCTTCTGAATGAGGCAGAGATTGATTCCGGAGAAGTAGAACGTCCCGGCTACGTCACCCTAGGATATCTTCCACAAGATGGTATCGAGCTGAAGGGGAAGACGCTCTACGGCGAAGTGTCTACCGCCTTCGAAGATGCGCTGGCCCTCCAGAAGAACATCGACGAAGCGGATGAGCAGATGATGGATATGGATACCTCATCCGAAGAGTACTACGATCTTCTCGATCAAATAGGTGCCTGGGAGCAAAAACTCGAGTCCCATGAACCTGAAAAAATGAAGTCAAAGATCGAAAAGACCCTCATGGGTCTCGGGTTCGCGAAATCCGACTTTGAACGCGACACCAGCGAGTTTTCGGGTGGCTGGCAAATGCGCATGGCGCTGGCAAAACTGCTGCTAAGAGAACCCTCCCTACTTCTACTCGACGAACCTACTAACCATTTGGACATCATTTCGCAACAATGGCTGGAGGATTACCTCACCCGCTACGACGGATCACTCATGGTCATTTCCCACGACCGAGCATTCCTCGATGTCGTTACCAATCGAACGATCCACCTTTCGATGGGAGCTCTCAAATCCTACAGCGGAAACTACTCCTTCTACATAAAGCAATCCGAAGCGGATCTGGAGGTCCTGCGAAAGAAGGTCAAGAACCAGCAAGCCGAGATCCAGCGCCAAAAGGACTTCATCAATCGCTTCAGAGGAAATGTCAAAAAGGCCTCACTCGTTCAAAGCCGAATGAAGGATCTCGAGAAGATGGAGATTATTAAAATACCTCCACAGGAGAAAAAAATCTATTTCAGATTTCCGCCCCCTCCACCAGCTAGCGCAAAAGTCATTGAACTTAAAAATATGTCTAAGTCCTATGGCGATCTACAGATCTTCAAGGGGCTCGACTTCTACATCGACAAAGGTGATCGGATCGCAGTCGTCGGAGTAAACGGCGCCGGAAAGTCAACCCTTGCTCGTATTCTAGCCGGTATCGAGCCCTTCCAGGAAGGAGAGCGGACTTTGGGAATCAATACGGTTCTATCCTACTTCGCCCAACAGCAGGCCGAAGAATTGGATCCAGATAAAACGGTTTTGGAAGAAGTCGAACAATCCTCGGCAGAAGCCAATCGCGAGGAATCCAATCCACGGGCTGTTCTAGGGGCACTCCTATTTCGAAAAGACGATGTATTCAAAAAAACCAGCGTGCTTTCCGGCGGTGAGCGAAATCGACTTGCCCTAGCGAAGATGCTTATGCGAGAAGCCAACACCATCATTCTTGACGAGCCAACCAATCACTTGGATATTAAAAGTAAAGCGATTCTTCAAGACGCTGTTAAAGCGTTTGATGGCACGGTGATACTGGTCAGTCACGACCGTGATTTCCTCGATCCGATCGTCAATAAAGTTCTAGAAGTTAGCAAAACCGGCACACGAATGCTCACCTGCAACGTGAGCGAATACTTGGACCGGATCAGGAAAGAAGAGAAAGCGATGAAAGCTTAA
- a CDS encoding MBL fold metallo-hydrolase, with protein sequence MKLPVEDDVNDVLGKAQKGQGISTEVLAEKTGLSEESIRKARRGEFDPSDVAILGQALGLNVKALLAIGRNEWYPEEPKAIEGFELIATPFYDMHVNAYLIWDPAAREAIAFDTGTDPKPILESLSKRGLTLKTLFVTHSHGDHIEGADLILEKTEASAVISQLEPEVPFAAEKIDEGYVARIGSLSVEMFNTPGHTDGGATFVVTGLSRTVALVGDAIFAGSMGGANVSYEQGLAGLKKILSLPDDTVIASGHGPLTTVGQEKKMNCFYRVG encoded by the coding sequence ATGAAACTGCCAGTTGAGGATGATGTCAATGACGTGTTAGGAAAGGCTCAGAAGGGTCAGGGGATTTCCACGGAAGTTCTAGCGGAGAAGACAGGGTTGTCAGAAGAGAGTATTCGAAAGGCGCGTCGTGGGGAGTTTGACCCGAGCGATGTTGCGATATTGGGACAGGCTTTGGGACTCAATGTGAAAGCCTTATTGGCAATTGGGAGAAACGAATGGTACCCAGAGGAACCGAAAGCCATTGAAGGATTCGAGCTCATTGCGACACCTTTTTACGATATGCACGTGAATGCCTACCTGATATGGGATCCAGCCGCCAGGGAGGCGATCGCGTTCGATACGGGGACGGATCCCAAGCCTATTCTGGAATCACTGTCCAAAAGAGGACTGACGCTAAAAACGCTTTTCGTAACCCATTCGCACGGTGATCACATTGAGGGAGCTGATTTGATATTGGAAAAGACGGAAGCGAGCGCGGTAATCAGTCAACTCGAGCCAGAAGTTCCCTTTGCTGCGGAGAAGATCGACGAAGGATACGTAGCCAGAATCGGTTCTCTTAGTGTTGAAATGTTCAATACACCAGGGCATACGGATGGCGGGGCAACCTTTGTGGTTACAGGTTTGAGTCGAACCGTTGCACTTGTGGGAGATGCCATATTCGCGGGCTCCATGGGTGGCGCAAATGTTTCTTACGAGCAGGGTCTCGCTGGATTGAAGAAGATTCTCTCATTGCCGGATGATACGGTTATCGCCTCGGGACATGGTCCCCTAACAACGGTGGGCCAGGAGAAGAAAATGAATTGTTTCTATCGGGTTGGCTAG
- a CDS encoding GNAT family N-acetyltransferase codes for MNLIEIRLLNPDELEKIYQIDRSEEIEHRYRYIDGELKAFDESASVPHDPNYWDTYYDTWKAALQLGAEVFGAFDEEQLSGIVILNPNLEPGTEQLLALYVDSNHRMSGIAKSLYVKAEDAARTRKSKTLYVCATPTDSSVNFYLSQGFEPTATPNAGLFEKHPEDIHMTKNL; via the coding sequence ATGAATCTGATAGAAATCCGTCTTCTCAATCCCGACGAACTTGAAAAGATCTACCAGATCGATCGATCCGAAGAGATTGAGCACCGCTACCGCTACATCGACGGCGAGCTAAAAGCGTTCGACGAAAGTGCCTCGGTGCCCCACGATCCCAATTACTGGGATACCTATTACGACACATGGAAAGCAGCCCTTCAATTAGGAGCGGAAGTATTTGGGGCCTTCGACGAGGAACAACTGTCGGGAATCGTAATTTTAAATCCAAATCTCGAACCAGGAACGGAACAACTTCTCGCGTTGTACGTAGACTCGAATCACCGCATGAGCGGGATCGCAAAGTCGCTCTACGTGAAAGCGGAAGACGCCGCCAGAACCAGGAAATCGAAAACCCTCTACGTCTGTGCTACCCCTACCGACTCATCTGTTAATTTCTACCTCAGCCAGGGTTTCGAACCCACCGCTACCCCAAATGCAGGACTCTTCGAGAAACATCCCGAGGATATCCATATGACCAAAAACCTATAG
- a CDS encoding efflux RND transporter permease subunit produces the protein MHRLIDWFTRNGVAANILMVAIVGAGIYSGLNKIILQEFPDYPSRTISVDVQYRGSTPTEIEESIVLRLEENLYDVEGVEEMDARASSNTGVVSLTISDNYDMNRALDEVKNRVDTIRTFPIEAERPRITLRNFEERVITVVIAGDLSEGEMKGLGENIRDEIGSLEGISLTTLKAVRPYEIAIEVPEATLREYGISFDTVVRAVRNHSVDLSAGSIKTDGGNILLRTSQQAYTQADFDEIPVVVTSDGTRITLADIALVQDGFDETPIRSRFNGDRAIAVDVFRTGDQSAIDIGAIVRDFVEKKREMLPDGISLSYWQDDSSRIKSRLDTLRTSALMGYFLVLIILSLFLRPTLAFWVALGIPIAFSGAFFLLPIMGVSLNLITLFAFILVLGIVVDDAIVTGENVYQHMQRGADATTAAIKGTQEVAIPVIFGVLTTMVAFYPIAVMTGTRGNFFKQIPIVIIPVLFFSLVESKLILPAHLKHCRGLGKKESSRNPFVKFQRFFAEGLEKLIMKFYKPALEFCLKFRYGTVALFVAVLIVFVGLIAGDHLAYSSFPRLARDRVLVLLQMPAGTTFETTQKYIDRIEKETLAYRKEINEEHGVEIITDVFATAGGNPFGSGRPGGRSVAGIQEIGEVVVEMLPPEDTGVEIGSRDITLALRDRVGPIPEAENFSFSFARGGGGAMSIQLEGPSIDDLKEVSVELQKVLLGYEGLYDISDSFERSTEELELELKPAASNLGVTAQQLASQVRQAFFGSEAQKIQRGRDDVNVMVRYPREERRSLASLRTMMIRTQNGTEVPFEEVAQVVPGRALPSIRRVNRNRIIRVEADADTESVDVDAIEFDIVNNVLPPMIAKYPGMSVSLEGRAREQANNNKELIKGIYLVVSAVYVLLAIPFRSYTQPFIVMAAIPFGIIGALLGHFIMNFLLIDVFGRAGSPTSVVSMLSLLGMMALSGVIVNDSLVMVDFINRQIKRGMPVLEAVRLAGVRRFRPILLTSLTTFFGLLPLMFDPSSQSAFLIPMAVSLGWGIAFGTTITLLLVPTITLIFDDIRVAYCNLYNKPLDRHQAERDYVAVEASND, from the coding sequence ATGCATCGTTTAATTGACTGGTTCACCCGCAATGGAGTAGCCGCCAACATCTTGATGGTGGCGATAGTCGGGGCAGGGATCTACTCGGGACTTAATAAAATCATTCTTCAGGAGTTCCCTGATTATCCATCGCGAACGATTTCGGTAGATGTCCAATACCGCGGTTCTACTCCAACTGAGATCGAGGAAAGCATTGTGCTTCGTCTTGAGGAGAACCTCTACGATGTGGAGGGAGTGGAGGAAATGGATGCGAGAGCGAGCTCTAACACTGGGGTTGTGTCGCTTACGATTTCGGACAATTACGATATGAATCGGGCCTTGGACGAGGTGAAGAACCGAGTTGATACGATCCGAACCTTTCCCATCGAAGCGGAGCGCCCGAGAATCACGCTCCGAAATTTTGAAGAACGCGTAATTACCGTCGTTATTGCGGGCGACCTGAGCGAGGGAGAAATGAAGGGGTTGGGTGAAAACATCCGCGACGAAATTGGTAGTCTAGAAGGTATATCCTTAACTACGTTGAAGGCGGTGCGTCCTTACGAGATTGCAATTGAGGTTCCGGAAGCGACTTTGAGGGAATATGGAATTAGTTTTGATACGGTCGTTCGTGCTGTGCGGAACCACTCGGTTGATCTTTCAGCAGGAAGTATTAAAACGGATGGTGGAAACATTCTGCTTCGGACCTCGCAGCAAGCCTACACGCAAGCTGACTTCGACGAGATTCCTGTAGTTGTTACCAGCGACGGTACACGTATCACGCTAGCGGACATCGCACTTGTACAGGACGGGTTTGACGAAACGCCTATTCGGTCTCGATTCAACGGAGATCGCGCAATCGCAGTAGACGTTTTTCGAACAGGAGACCAGAGTGCAATCGATATTGGGGCCATTGTAAGAGACTTCGTGGAAAAAAAGAGGGAAATGCTTCCTGATGGTATTAGTCTTTCATATTGGCAGGATGATTCCTCACGCATCAAGTCTCGTTTGGATACGCTTAGAACGAGTGCCTTAATGGGTTATTTTCTGGTTTTGATAATCTTGTCTCTTTTCTTAAGGCCGACGCTCGCCTTTTGGGTGGCCCTAGGAATTCCAATCGCATTCTCAGGCGCATTTTTTCTCCTGCCTATCATGGGCGTTTCGCTGAACCTGATAACGCTATTCGCTTTTATTCTTGTATTAGGTATCGTCGTCGACGACGCCATCGTAACGGGTGAGAATGTGTATCAGCATATGCAGCGCGGTGCCGATGCAACGACGGCTGCGATAAAGGGAACACAGGAAGTGGCAATTCCCGTCATATTTGGGGTCCTTACCACGATGGTTGCCTTCTACCCGATTGCGGTTATGACGGGCACGCGCGGCAACTTTTTTAAGCAGATACCGATAGTAATTATTCCCGTACTTTTCTTTTCTTTGGTCGAGTCGAAGTTGATATTGCCCGCCCACCTCAAGCATTGTAGGGGACTGGGGAAAAAAGAAAGCTCACGAAATCCGTTCGTGAAGTTCCAGCGATTTTTTGCAGAGGGTTTAGAGAAACTCATCATGAAGTTCTATAAGCCGGCTCTCGAATTCTGTCTGAAGTTTCGTTACGGCACGGTTGCGCTGTTTGTAGCGGTACTGATTGTATTCGTGGGTTTGATTGCGGGTGACCATCTCGCCTATAGCTCCTTCCCGCGCCTTGCTCGCGACCGCGTTCTAGTCTTGTTGCAAATGCCGGCGGGTACGACGTTCGAAACGACTCAGAAATACATCGACCGCATTGAAAAGGAAACACTTGCTTACCGAAAAGAGATTAACGAAGAGCACGGAGTGGAAATTATTACTGATGTGTTCGCAACAGCCGGTGGAAATCCGTTTGGTAGTGGTCGCCCGGGTGGAAGAAGTGTGGCAGGCATACAAGAGATTGGTGAAGTCGTTGTTGAAATGCTGCCGCCAGAAGATACTGGGGTTGAAATTGGTAGTCGAGATATTACCTTGGCTTTACGAGACCGGGTAGGACCGATACCGGAAGCGGAGAATTTTTCCTTCTCATTCGCGAGAGGGGGAGGGGGTGCCATGTCCATTCAACTGGAGGGGCCGAGTATCGATGATTTGAAAGAAGTATCTGTTGAGCTTCAGAAGGTGCTATTGGGCTACGAAGGACTATATGATATTTCCGATTCTTTTGAGCGTTCCACGGAAGAATTGGAGCTCGAATTAAAACCGGCTGCTTCGAATCTGGGCGTGACCGCCCAGCAATTGGCATCGCAGGTACGGCAAGCCTTTTTTGGGTCGGAGGCCCAGAAGATACAGCGTGGGCGGGATGATGTTAATGTAATGGTTCGATATCCTCGGGAGGAACGTCGCTCTTTGGCATCATTAAGAACGATGATGATACGGACCCAGAATGGTACCGAGGTTCCCTTTGAAGAGGTCGCACAAGTTGTTCCTGGTCGAGCTTTGCCCTCGATTCGAAGGGTTAATCGGAATCGTATCATTCGCGTGGAAGCAGATGCAGACACCGAAAGTGTAGATGTGGATGCGATCGAATTTGATATTGTGAACAATGTCCTTCCTCCGATGATAGCGAAGTATCCTGGAATGTCAGTCAGTCTGGAAGGTCGCGCGAGGGAGCAGGCCAACAACAATAAGGAATTGATTAAGGGAATCTATTTAGTTGTGTCGGCGGTGTATGTGTTGTTGGCAATCCCGTTTAGGAGTTATACCCAGCCATTTATTGTCATGGCTGCGATTCCGTTTGGGATAATTGGGGCCTTATTAGGGCACTTTATAATGAACTTTTTGCTTATCGATGTATTCGGTCGAGCGGGGAGCCCAACGTCTGTTGTATCCATGCTTTCCCTATTGGGTATGATGGCGTTGTCGGGAGTGATTGTGAACGACAGTCTCGTGATGGTGGATTTTATAAATCGGCAAATAAAGCGAGGCATGCCTGTGCTCGAGGCGGTTAGGTTGGCAGGCGTGAGAAGGTTTCGTCCGATCTTGTTAACCTCTTTGACGACCTTCTTTGGTCTACTTCCTCTGATGTTTGATCCCAGCTCGCAGTCCGCATTCTTAATACCTATGGCCGTTTCCCTTGGCTGGGGAATTGCGTTTGGTACCACAATTACGCTATTGTTGGTTCCGACAATTACATTAATCTTTGATGATATTAGAGTCGCCTATTGTAATCTTTACAACAAGCCCCTCGATCGGCACCAGGCTGAGAGGGATTACGTCGCGGTTGAAGCGAGCAACGATTGA
- a CDS encoding efflux RND transporter periplasmic adaptor subunit, producing the protein MIKRLLQIIVPVAFLAVGLMVYWYLIHTAPEPRQRPSFVTTPEVVARKLKPEPYTITLESQGTVRARTTSNLIPEVRGRITNISPNFREGAFFEEGDVLLEIDDSDYQTELIVAEANQAQAELREYEELARYEQAKLDWERLNPGQEANPLTLREPQLKQARASTASAKARVTTAKRNLERTKIKAPFAGRILSKNVDIGQYISPGNQLARLYAVDFAEVRLPLTATQYSFLNLPSVYRGENPTFREGPIVTLKSSVGGDTHEWIGRIVRTDGSVDVSSRQIYVVAQVRDPYGGSVEGRPPLKVGSFVQAEIAGKTLQGVYVIPRVLLRENEYVLLVDSDNYLTRKSVQLAWETDEVIIVESGLASGDKLCLTEVPYALEGWPVNVIDEEGVTIVAEEPKEDEPARARPPRQPAGGGSGRIGDLIDGLIAAAGDGIPEELRAKLLAVKESGDFSKIRPAMSELREWAEANGVELPTGGRGGRGGGGGGGARGF; encoded by the coding sequence ATGATTAAACGTCTCCTTCAAATTATCGTTCCGGTTGCCTTCCTGGCGGTCGGTCTAATGGTCTACTGGTACCTGATCCACACGGCGCCGGAACCAAGGCAGCGGCCTTCCTTTGTTACGACGCCAGAAGTAGTCGCCCGAAAGCTCAAACCGGAGCCGTACACGATCACTCTCGAGTCTCAAGGGACTGTTCGGGCACGCACGACCAGTAACTTGATTCCGGAAGTGCGCGGTCGAATCACAAATATTAGCCCTAATTTTCGTGAGGGAGCGTTTTTCGAGGAAGGCGATGTACTACTTGAAATTGACGATAGTGACTACCAAACGGAACTAATTGTTGCGGAGGCGAATCAAGCCCAAGCGGAGTTGCGAGAGTACGAGGAGTTGGCTCGATACGAACAGGCCAAACTCGATTGGGAGCGATTGAATCCCGGCCAAGAAGCGAATCCGTTGACGCTTCGCGAGCCTCAGTTGAAGCAAGCCCGTGCCTCAACCGCTTCCGCGAAAGCTCGAGTTACAACTGCCAAACGCAATTTGGAACGGACCAAGATTAAGGCTCCTTTCGCAGGACGAATCCTTTCTAAAAATGTAGACATAGGCCAATACATTTCACCCGGCAATCAGCTAGCTCGCCTCTACGCGGTCGATTTTGCTGAGGTCAGGCTTCCGTTGACCGCTACTCAGTATTCTTTCTTGAATCTTCCCTCGGTTTACCGTGGAGAAAATCCAACATTCAGGGAGGGTCCCATTGTAACGCTGAAGTCATCAGTAGGAGGGGACACGCACGAGTGGATAGGAAGAATCGTTCGGACGGATGGCTCCGTAGACGTGAGCAGTCGTCAAATTTATGTAGTCGCACAAGTACGCGACCCTTATGGAGGGTCAGTGGAAGGCCGCCCTCCGCTCAAAGTGGGGAGCTTCGTACAGGCGGAAATCGCCGGTAAAACCCTTCAGGGTGTGTATGTAATTCCACGCGTGCTCTTGCGTGAGAATGAATACGTACTCTTGGTCGATAGTGACAACTACCTGACCAGAAAAAGTGTCCAGCTTGCCTGGGAAACGGATGAGGTAATCATTGTGGAAAGCGGACTCGCTTCAGGAGACAAATTGTGTCTGACGGAAGTGCCGTACGCGCTTGAAGGATGGCCGGTCAATGTTATTGATGAAGAAGGAGTCACGATCGTGGCAGAGGAGCCCAAAGAAGACGAACCTGCTCGAGCAAGGCCTCCTAGGCAACCAGCTGGCGGCGGCTCTGGAAGAATCGGAGACCTCATTGATGGGCTTATTGCCGCAGCAGGCGACGGAATTCCGGAGGAGCTTAGAGCCAAGCTGCTAGCTGTTAAGGAGTCAGGGGACTTCTCGAAAATACGTCCGGCAATGAGCGAACTTAGAGAATGGGCGGAGGCCAATGGAGTTGAGTTGCCCACTGGAGGTCGAGGCGGTCGAGGTGGCGGCGGTGGCGGCGGTGCCCGTGGTTTTTAG
- a CDS encoding TolC family protein, producing MLNNKQMQNVGPISVEPALKRKWVKRLFLLSALAGLFLFSGCYTAPKNQSSKLEVDTPNSWNSAETKGNFESQNWVKDFNDPMLVAIIEESLAHNYNLKAAEARLASRIAGSRFGSSVVWPSLNGSTSQNRNKRSSASGITQTPTAETFGLNLRFNWEIDIWGKVRNGYRGDLADIQSAKADYAAARLSIAGRVAQSWYNAVEAQLQYDLAVRTQEALESGALIVEENFKRGIARALDVRLVRANVASNQSTLESRLRQKNSSARLLETLLGRYPANELMSIGQLITKEEVQAYNDRIDEEIAELRIELSARESEAIDELRKGQLSTVPKDIRADMAEAIETPESRRTEVHKYLLNKYEEIAGVDLERAEKDDKKFRNYREDMQRRISLKVAQKKPIPNGEMAIKLPDISGGIPVGLPSELLLRRPDVISVERTLAANEQRKFETSKARIPSINLTMSRGTSTRELDDVFDIIDRRVWSQALNFSQTWFQGGRLRANFRRAKANYEQSLANYASTVLTAFREVESALSNQSSYERDYESQKIAAEESAAAETLAWEEYGRGLTGITTALDAVRRNITAQRSFIQVANQRVQARIDLYLALGGGFDLKPEA from the coding sequence ATGCTGAACAACAAACAGATGCAGAATGTGGGTCCGATTTCGGTCGAACCTGCTTTGAAAAGAAAGTGGGTTAAACGGCTCTTTCTTCTGTCTGCACTAGCCGGATTGTTTTTGTTTTCTGGATGCTACACTGCTCCAAAGAATCAGTCCTCGAAGCTCGAGGTAGATACTCCGAACAGCTGGAACTCTGCCGAGACTAAGGGCAATTTTGAGTCTCAGAATTGGGTGAAGGATTTTAACGATCCGATGCTCGTAGCTATTATCGAGGAATCGCTGGCCCACAATTATAACTTGAAGGCTGCCGAAGCTCGGCTGGCATCACGGATAGCGGGGTCACGATTTGGATCCTCGGTAGTATGGCCCTCCTTAAATGGAAGCACGAGCCAGAATCGGAATAAGCGAAGCTCGGCTTCAGGGATTACTCAAACGCCTACGGCGGAAACCTTTGGTCTCAATCTCCGGTTTAACTGGGAGATCGATATTTGGGGAAAAGTCCGCAATGGATACCGGGGCGATCTCGCCGACATTCAGTCAGCTAAGGCTGACTATGCCGCGGCCCGATTGTCTATCGCAGGCCGTGTAGCCCAGTCCTGGTACAACGCCGTGGAGGCTCAATTGCAATATGACTTGGCCGTTCGCACGCAGGAAGCCTTGGAATCGGGAGCTCTAATCGTGGAAGAGAATTTCAAACGTGGGATCGCTCGAGCCTTGGACGTGCGACTCGTGCGGGCAAACGTGGCTTCCAATCAAAGTACATTGGAGTCTAGGTTACGGCAGAAGAACTCATCGGCTAGACTATTGGAAACCCTTTTGGGCCGATATCCAGCGAATGAGCTAATGTCGATTGGCCAGCTAATTACCAAAGAAGAAGTTCAGGCTTACAATGACAGAATCGATGAAGAAATTGCGGAGTTGAGGATTGAATTGTCGGCTCGTGAGTCGGAGGCGATCGATGAATTGCGTAAAGGGCAACTTTCCACGGTTCCCAAGGATATTCGGGCAGACATGGCTGAAGCGATCGAAACGCCAGAGAGTCGTCGCACCGAAGTGCACAAATATTTACTTAATAAATACGAGGAAATTGCAGGCGTTGATTTGGAGCGGGCCGAAAAAGATGACAAGAAATTCCGCAATTATCGCGAGGACATGCAGCGGCGTATAAGCTTGAAGGTGGCCCAGAAAAAACCCATTCCCAACGGGGAGATGGCGATCAAGCTTCCTGACATTAGCGGCGGTATTCCAGTGGGACTACCTTCGGAACTGCTGCTTCGCCGTCCTGATGTAATCTCGGTAGAACGAACCCTGGCAGCAAATGAGCAGAGAAAGTTTGAAACCAGCAAGGCCCGGATCCCTAGTATTAATCTAACGATGTCTAGAGGAACGAGTACGCGCGAACTAGACGACGTTTTTGATATTATCGACCGTAGAGTCTGGAGTCAGGCACTGAACTTTTCCCAGACGTGGTTTCAGGGAGGGCGACTCAGAGCCAACTTCAGACGGGCAAAGGCGAATTACGAACAGTCCTTGGCCAACTACGCGAGTACGGTGCTGACCGCCTTTAGAGAAGTGGAGAGTGCGCTAAGCAATCAAAGCTCTTACGAGCGAGACTACGAATCCCAGAAGATAGCCGCCGAGGAATCCGCCGCTGCGGAAACGCTGGCATGGGAAGAGTATGGTAGAGGTCTCACGGGCATAACGACCGCTCTTGATGCGGTTCGCAGAAACATCACCGCGCAAAGATCTTTTATTCAGGTGGCGAATCAGCGCGTTCAAGCACGCATCGACCTCTACCTCGCTTTGGGTGGCGGTTTCGATTTAAAACCTGAGGCCTAG
- the gcvH gene encoding glycine cleavage system protein GcvH gives MNLPDNLKYTSDHEWIKLLDNDEAIVGITDFAQQSLGDITFVETPEEGDTFDRGATFGVVESVKAASDLYMPVDAAVIEGNSDLEDAPEQVNQSPFDEGWIIKIKILDASQIGALLDASAYAELAKE, from the coding sequence ATGAACCTCCCCGACAACTTAAAATACACCAGTGATCACGAGTGGATCAAGCTCCTGGACAACGATGAAGCTATCGTAGGCATCACCGATTTCGCACAGCAAAGCCTAGGCGATATCACCTTTGTCGAAACACCGGAAGAAGGAGATACATTTGATAGGGGGGCGACATTTGGAGTGGTCGAGTCGGTCAAAGCGGCCTCAGACCTTTACATGCCCGTTGATGCAGCAGTCATCGAAGGCAATTCGGATCTAGAAGACGCTCCTGAACAGGTGAACCAGTCGCCATTTGATGAAGGTTGGATCATTAAGATCAAGATACTGGACGCCTCTCAGATAGGAGCGCTTTTGGATGCGTCTGCCTACGCGGAATTAGCGAAAGAGTAG